From the genome of Stanieria cyanosphaera PCC 7437:
CACTACTTTAGGAGGTAAAAATGAATTCAAATCTACAACAAGATACTCAAAATAATAATGAAAGTCAACGAATAGCGAATATTTACCAAAAGATTGCTAAAAATTATGATTTTCTGGGCGAATACCTACTCGGCACGATATTTAGTCCCTTCGGCTATGGGAACTACCGACAAAAAGCGATCGCCTCTCTCGATTTACAACCTGGAGATACGGTTATCGACCTCTGCTGCGGGACGGGGTTGAATTTTCCTTTATTGGAAAAAGTTATTGGTTCAGAGGGAAAAATCATTGGTGTCGATCTAACCGAGGGGATGCTGGCACAAGCAAAACAACGAGTAGAAAAAAATGGCTGGGCAAATGTCGAGTTGGTGCAGAGTGATGTAACTTTCTATCAATTTCCCACTGGTGTAGATGGCATTATCTCAACTTGGGGCATTACTCTAGTCCCCGAATGCGATCGAGCGATTCAAAATGGTTCTCAGGCACTTTCCCCTGGAAA
Proteins encoded in this window:
- a CDS encoding class I SAM-dependent methyltransferase, with the translated sequence MNSNLQQDTQNNNESQRIANIYQKIAKNYDFLGEYLLGTIFSPFGYGNYRQKAIASLDLQPGDTVIDLCCGTGLNFPLLEKVIGSEGKIIGVDLTEGMLAQAKQRVEKNGWANVELVQSDVTFYQFPTGVDGIISTWGITLVPECDRAIQNGSQALSPGKRWVILDFKIPDNWLAMFAPLLSFLFIRPFGGNLQMANRHPWEALDKYLQNISFTELLLGFAYIAVGEKQREKRYHE